A region of the Deinococcus psychrotolerans genome:
GATTACCCTCTGCCCACCGCCGAAATCGGCACCCGCCGCGAGGCGGACGGCCAGTACACACTCAGTCTGCGTGGCAAACTCCAACTGGGTGACGCGCTTCCCGTGAACGCCGTCGCGAGTCCCATCAGCTTCTGGGTGAAAGACGGTAAGGACGTGAAAATCGTCTTCGACAAGATTCGGATCTTCGGTCAGATCAAGACCGTGGATTATGACGTGTCCGTCGCCGCCTCGTTCAAAGATGAAAACAACCTGGAATTCATCGGGCAGGGCACCATCAAGATCGCCAAGAAAATTGCTGTGGCCGCCAAAGCTGGCTTCGGGCGGGACAACGGCACCAGCTACGGCTTCTTCTGGGCCTCTGTCGCCTCATCCGGCCTGAAACCCTTCGTCACCGTCGGCTCCGTGGGATTCTACGAATTCAGCGGCGGTGTGGGCATCAACATGGTCTGGAAGGACGGGAAGTTCGATGCACCGCCCGTGAAAGCCATTCCGCCCGCCGGTGCCGCTCGCGTGGTTAACGTCGCGATTCAGGCAGGCGCAGTGTTCGGAACGGCCATCGACAACGGTACCACCGCCCACTTCCGGGGCACGCTGGGCGTGGACTCAGAAGGCACTGTGGCCATCAAGGCCGTGGGCTGGCTCTTTACCCCGCTGGCACAGGGCGCTCTCGGAAGCTATTCCTCCGGCACGGCCAGCGCTGCTGGCCCGAACCTCTCGACCGTCTCGACCAAGGGGAGCCTGGCACCTCAGGTTGCCGCACTGATTCTGTTGAGCGTGCCGCCCGAGAGTCCCGACAGCGGCTACCTGCTCGTGCAGGGCTGCGTGGGGCCAGCTGCCAAGTCATCGGTCGGTGGGCTGGACTGCACGCACAACCGTGAACTCGACTTCTATAACATCGTCGCCGTGAGCGGGTACGCCGAGATGTACATGCCGTTTTCCGGCAGCGGTCAGCGCGTGTACCTGGGCACCAAAGCCAACCCGATCAGCGTGCGCCTGCTCTCTATCAAATCAGGCAGCACCACCACCACGACCACGGCAGCCGTCAAAAATGCGGACGGTACTACCACGGACGCCACCTCCGGTACCACGGCCAACTCTTCATCGAATGCGGCCACCGCAGGCTCTAGTAACACCACGACCAGCCGGGCCGATGGACTGGGGTACAACGGCTACCTGATGGTGGACGGTACCCAAATCAGCGTGGGTGTGGGCGTCAGTCTGGCCTACAGTGTGGGTCAGAGTGGCACCGGCAAGGTCTGCGACTGGTACTGGTACGCCAATGCGCACCTGGCCCTGAACGCGGACTTCACCGTCGTGTATGACCCCACGTCCCTCGACGCCTCGGTGACCCTCAGTGCCGGTGCCGCTGCAGGCGCGGGAGCGTGCGGCCTCAAGGTCGATGTGGGCATCAACCTGTCAATCACCGGACACCTGTACGTCTCGGCAGCCAGCAGTTATATCGACGGCACAGCGTCGGGCAGTGTGACCCTGCCGGTCATCGGTGACCTTCCCTTCAGCGTCAAGGGTCGCGTCGACTTCTGAATGCACAGCGGGGGTGGCAAGCACCACAAGCCACCCCCGCATCCCCAACAGCCCTACCAACCCATCCCACGAGGCCCCATCCATGCGAATATCCCTGCTTCTACTGACCCTTACGGCTACTCTGGGCGTGGCGTCTGCCCAAACAAGCACCGCGCCCAAGGGCAGTCCGGCCAAAGGCGGCGTGGCGGCTCTGCCCACCCCCGACGGTGCCATGCTGCGCTGGGCGCTCCCCGGCGACGTCCTGCCTGCTAGGGGCTTCCGCCTGCGGATCAACGGCCCCGGCGGCACCCGAGACCAGACGGTGGCTTCTCCCCAGTCATATTCCGCCGCGCTCGGCCTGTCCAAAGCGGATTACGATGCACTGGTCAGCGTGTACGAACAACCCCCAAAAAACGACTCGGAACGGACCCAGAGAACCTTTTTCAACCTGAACGTGGTCGCCCGGCCCGTCTATGCCCACGCTCTAGGCATCATGACGACCCTTGAAGGGCTGTCCCCCGGCCAGTACACCGTCACCGTGACTGCCGTGGGCAGCAATGAAACAAAGGTCGGCGAGGCGACGTTCAAGACGGGGGCGATGCCCGCTGTGCCCGCACCCAGCACACCCAAGGCCAAACCCGGCCCCGCTGCCGTGCAGCTCACATGGACCGTGCCGCCGCCCGGCCCCAGCAATCTGGTGGTGGCCTACAAGATTTACCGCGCCAGCGGCGCGGGCGCGTATGCCCTGCTGCAACCCACCCCATTTTTTCTGACCACTGCGCCGGGCGGTGACGTGTTCAAAGACACCGACCTGAAGGCCAAGACCACCTACCGCTACCAGGTGGCGTCCGTAGACCTGTTCGGTCGTGAGTCCGCCCGGACGGCCCCAATCACCGTCACCACCGAGGCCGTCACCGTCCTACCGGCACCCGAGGACCTTCAGGCGACCGTCAAGGAACGCGCCGTGACCCTGCGCTGGACTGCGCCGAAAGACAGCCGGATCACGCAGCAGATCATCGTGCGCGGCACCGACCCTAGTCAGCCACTAAGCGCACTGGCCACACTGCCTCCAGGAGCGAACACCTACACTGACACCACCGGACGTGCCGGTGAGCCCTACGTGTACGCCGTCGTCACGCGGGACGCGGGTGGGCAGGTGGGCGCACGCAGTAGTCTCGTCGGCGCACGGCCCGTGAACACCAGGCCCCCCGCCCCGCCATCTGGCGTGAAGATCACGGCAGGTGTGGCCGCCATCACGCTGAGCTGGGAAGCAAACCGCGAGAAAGACATCGAAGGCTACCAGATCTACCGCAGTGAGTCCGGCGGGGCGGGTGCGCCTTCCCTGCTCGTCAACGCCTCGCCCGTCGTGGGCACGACCTTCACCGATCCCCTGGTCGCCGGTTTGCAAAACCGCTACTCCTACCGCGTCACGGCCCTGAATACTTCCCAGGCGGAGTCCGCACGTTCGGCAGCTGTTGCCTCCAAGCTGATCGACAAGACGCCCCCGCCCGCCCCGACCCTGCTTCCTTCCACGGTGAGCGCACAGGGCGTGAAACTCAGCTGGACGCAGGCCGACCTCCCGGACCTGGCCGGTTTCCGCGTGTCGCGCGCCGCAGGGGGTTCGGCACCCGTGGAACTGGGCCGCCTGAAGGCCGCGACCCGCACGTATCTGGACGCCACGGCGGAGTCTGGCGTGACCTACGCGTACAGCGTGCAGAGCGTTGATGACGCCGGGAACGTCTCGGCGTCCTCTGAACCGGTGGTCATCCGCCGCGCCAGCACGGGCCTTCCGGCAGCGCCCCAGGGTGCCGCTGTCAAGGCGCTGGAAGCGGGTGCCGGTAACCGCGTCACCTGGACGGCCACTCCCGGCCTGCCGGTGGCCGTATACCGCCTGGATGCGGCGGGCAGCGAGCCGCTGCAGGTGTCGGGCCTGATCACCACCGGATCGTTCACCGATGCCCAGGGCACCCCGGACAGCGAGTACCGACTCCGCGCCGTGAACGAACGCGGGCAGATGAGCGCACTCACGCCGCCCCAGACGGTGGCAAAGCCTTAAGTGGAGTTCTCCAGCACCGTGGCATCTGCTCAGCTCAAGCTGAGCATTTTGGAACCAACCGCACTTCCACGTCCATCTCCAGCACCTCAGCCATGCGGCGCAAGGTTTCCATCCCGTGTGCGTGGTAATCGGGACTGAGCCAGCGTGACACCACTGGCGGCGTCACGCCGAGTTGCTGGGCCACCTGAGCGCCACTCATCTGCCGCAGTCTCAGTGCTCGCCGCAGTTCCAAGCTGACCGGATCAGGAGCGGGCGCGAGTGGCAGGTACTGGAGTTCCAGCACCTGCACATTTGGTGCAGCGGCCTCAACAGCTCGGGCAATCAGAAGATCCAGATCGCGCATCACTTTGAGATCGAAGCCGAGTTCCTCACCGTCAGCGCTGAAGGTGGTCGGCACACCGAAGACCGTGACCGAGAAGCCACGCTGCTGAGTTTGGTAAGTGGTGAATTGCTGCATCCGTCCCTCCTTTCAGTTCGCCATCACGGTGATGACAAGGTAATACCGCTCTTTCCAGTCAATCTTGGCTCGCACGCGCACTTTACCGAGGTAGCGGTCAAAATTGAGGCCAGGTGCGCGAGTTCCACCGGGAAGGTCTTTGGTGATCTCATCGGGAAAACTGATGGCATCAAGGACATCGCCGAGAGTGAGGGCGTCAAGGCCAAGTTCTTCACGGGCGTGCAGGGTGAAGATCAATGTCTCCTGATCGATGGATGTTGCGGGTAAGCTCGTGCGGCAGGGTGATGGCGATCTGCTTGGCACCGTCGGTATCGCGCCGCGCCCGCGTGAAGACCAGCTTTTCGATCAGTCGGAAGCTAACTGTGACCCAGTCGTCGTCCTCGTGGCTTCGCCAAGCGCCGCTGATCCAGTATTGAGTCGAACTAAGGCGCTCTAAGCTGACCCGTAGCATCTGACGGTTGGCTCCTGTATCGAATAGACCGCACATCTGGAGTAGCCGATACATGGTAAAGCTGAACAGCCCATCATCCGGGCAGCCCTGCTCAATGTAGAGTTCCTGAAGGGCCAGATAAGTATCGTTGTCGATGCCGTGCGGCACGCCGTATTTCTGGGTGCCGTTGCATTCGATTTCACTGGAGACGCCATTGCGACTGAAGGCGACCTTCCACTGGGCATAATCCTCTGCGATCTTGCGCTGGATCGAAATGAGCCCCAACTGACCCACGTTGAGATCCTCACGCAGTGTGATGGCCTGTTCGGCTTCTCTGATCGCAGGCACCCTAGACATACCCCAGTCTAGTCGCTTTAGCCTGTTAACACGATACCGTCATGAATGGGGGAAACGAGAGGAAATAGACGAGTCTACCCTCCCGCTCATCCCGTTATGAATGGGGGGAAAGAGAGGATTAGTGCCGTCTGACGCGCGCGGGACTTCGCGCCTGATGTTTATTCGTATCAAGTAGTAAAAGATATACTACTCAAAAAATAAACAACAATCAGGAACTGCGATTTCGATCGGCCCAGGTTTTAAGCTTAAAAGTCCAAGTGTCGTCCCTAAGACTTTGTCTTGTGACAACCCGCGGCGGGGTTCTGGCAAGCTGTTGCTGACAAAGTAAACCCGAGGAGCGGCGGCAGGTGGCCTGAACTTCAGGTTACCTGCTGTACGATGTCCTTCCAGCTTCGCAGTGTGGTTCTTAGAAAAGATCGTCGGTCGTGAGTGGGGATGGTCGAGTGGGTAGAGCCGTGAAGATTGGTATCTTGGGCAGGCATCTGACCAAGTTGGGGGTACACCTGTCACAGGAAGATCCTTAACCTTATCCTGTCTATAATTTTTAGTGTTACTAAAGTATGTTAAGTCATGCGGACACTGAAAGTTGAGCTTCGAGAGCACGATAAATCCCTCTTCACCACGGAGCTTGAGACGTTCCTGACGCCCAAAGAGCTTCTCCGTCTTTTGCCTAAACTGCTTGACGCTCCGGTCTCTAGGGTTATGAAGCCTCCGCTGAAAACCAGCCAGAAGTACGTCCGTCTCGCTGAGCATCTCCGCCGCTCCTCCCAGGACAGCCTCACCCTCACTTACGAGGAGATGGAAGGCATTCTTCATGCCCCGTTTCCCAGTTCGGCTCGAAAGCATCGTGCCTGGTGGAGCAACAGCGTTCAGGGCCACTCTCAGGCCAGCGCCTGGCTCAACGAAAGATGGCAGGTCGCCAGTGTCCAGCCCGGCAGCGTAACCTTTCAACGGAATAACAGCAATGATGCGGACTCCTGTTTTCGAGCGAATGGCCAGCAAAGCTCTCGATCACCTTAACGCGGGCATGAGTCCTGCCGCCGCCTGGGAACGAGCCAGCAACGAAGTGAAGTGTGGCCCTGAAACACGGATTAAAGTCTGCCCCCGTTCAGCATTTATCAGTCTTGCAGAGCACGGACATATTCGTGGCTACACAGCAGGTGAGCCGAACAAGCCCCTCTCCAAAAACGCCAGCTATTGCCTGACCGGAGCGCTGCTTCTCCAAAAGGACCCCACGTTGATTGGAAAACGCAGCCTGCTCTGGCAGGAAATCCACCAACAAACGGCCTGCTGAAGGCTCTGGGCATCCGTGACGGTGACAGGGTGCTGGGTCATTTTTATTGCTCCTGTGGATTTTGACTTCTATTGAAATGATCTACCGCTGTCCAGCCCTGCTCGCTATCACGCAAACTGCGTCAGTCGATGGGCTTGAGGCCCGCCAGAATCTGTTCTCTCATCCCTTCTAAACGGGGCGGCAGGATGGTCTTCTCGCCCAGCGTCGCCGGGTCCTCGTCCACCCCAAAGCCGGGGCCATCGGTGGCGATCTCGAACAACACCCCTCCCGGCTCGCGGAAGTACAGGCTGCGGAAGTAATAGCGGTCCACCTCCCCGCTGCTTTGCAGGCCGAAGTGGTTGAGATGCTCGTTCCAGGCGTGGTACTGCTGATCGTCGGGCGTGCGGAAGGCGACGTGATGCACCCCGCCTGCGCCGGGCCGCGCCGGGGACAGATCGGGCCGGACGGCCACATGCAGCTCGGCGTGGGGACCGCCCGCACCCATCTCGTAGACATGCACGGTGTGGGCGGGACTGGCCGGGTCAGGGTACTCGCGCACCGGGCGCAGATTCATGACCTGTTGCAGCGCGCGGTCCGTGTTCGCCAGGTTCTGGACGGTCATGGTGATCGGCCCCAGGCCGCGCAACTGGTGTTCGGCGGGGACCGGGCTGCTTTCCCAGGGCACCGGCGGGTCACCCGCCCCACCGTCCACCACCAGAGTGAGGCGCTGGCCTTCCGGGTCTTCAAAGTCCAGAGTGGGCCGCCCGTCGCGGTCGGTGACCTCGCCGTGCTGGATGCCCAGGCTCTCGAAACGCTCCTGCCAGTAGCGCAGGCTCAGCTCGTCCCGGACGCGCAGGGCGGTGCGGGTCACGCTGCGGCTGCCCTGGCCCTCGCGGCCCACCGGCCAGTCGAAAAAGGTCATGTCCGTGCCGGGGGTGCCCACCTTGTCGGCGTAAAACAGGTGGTAGGCGCTGACGTCATCCTGATTGACGCTGCGTTTGACCAAGCGCATGCCCAGGTCCTGGGTGTAAAAGCGTTTGTTCTCGCGAATGTCGGCGGACACGGCGGTCAGGTGATGGATGCCGGTCAACTGAAGATCACTGCTGGACATAATCAGACTCCTGGGAGGGGAAATGGGGGCAGATGAAATAGGGTTCCGGCGCGGCAGGGCCAAGCGTCCGTCCAGCGCGCCCGGTGGCCCATCAGGGATGAATTCAGAAGGAGGAGAGTGCGGTCAGCAACGTGCCTGGACGCTTGCAGGCTCCATACAGACACTCCGCACAAGAAACTTTACGACAGTGGCAGCCTGTCGGAATCGAATTCCAGGTCGGCCCGATCCCAGTGGCCCAGCTCCGCCGCCGCCACGTAGGTGCTTTGCAGGAACTCCAGCAGCGCCGCGTCCGGATCCGCCGCCGTACGCACCGCCTCGTAGGGCAGGACGAATTCGCCCAAGTCCTCGTGGTAGTACGTTGCTGCTGGCCCCACCTGGGCCGTCCTGAAGCCGTCTGGCTCGGGGTAGGCGTACGCGTAAAAGGCCGCCTCGCCCAGCCCGGATCCCGGCCAGAAGCCCGCGCTGGATAGCTCGTGGGAATACGCCTCTTCCATCACCCAATCTGCGCAGTTGGGCGCGCCGCCTGGATGCTTGGGGGCCGTGCGTCCCGAGAAGCGGGTCACCGCCAGGTCAGCGGCCCCCCAGAAGTAATGCACCGGGCTGACCTTGCCCAGAAAGCGCGCCCGGAACACGCTGAAGACCCGGTGGATGCTGAGGAGCGCCCGCCAGTAGCGCTGGGCAGCCTCCGGGTCATACGCCGCGTGGGCGTGGTCCTCGGGAAACGGCGTGATGGGGTCAGGCAATTCAACCGGGGTAGGCCGGATCTCCACATTCAGGCCCAGCGTGTCCAGCGCCGACATCAGGGCTTCGTAGAACGTAGCGACACTCAGCCCTTCCAGCGCAAAGGAGCGTTCGTCGCCAGTGGCCGAGATAACCGCCAGATGATGGCGGCGGAAATCGAACTCGATCTCGAAGGTGCCGTTTGGATGGTGCATCGGCCCGGTGGTCAGGCCGCGTGCGCCTGGGTACAGCGTGACGTGCCAGGAGTGGTTGTTCCAGGGGGTCAGCGCCAGCCGGATCTTGCCGACGATCTGGGTCCACAGGTGCAGGGTTTCCATGGTGTCCTGCCAGGGTGCCAGGGGCAGGGGCGGCCAGGCGTCGTGGGATGGGGTCATGGGTCCTCCAGAAAATGGGTTCAGTGGGGCTGAGGAAGTCTTTTTTGGTGCGGCAATCTCGGTAGCGAGGATACGGCGCTCAGTGAAAGCGTGATGTGTGCAGGTCAACCCAATGCGAATCAGGCCATGCTCCGCTGTGGGCGTCGCCAGGAGACCTTTTCTAGTTCTGTTCGGCCCCGTCGGCCCGCTGGCCCTCTTCCCGGTGGCCGTCTCCGCGCTGGTCGATGGAAGCCTGACCGCCGGGCTGGTCGCTCTTCCAGCCAATCTTGGCGTGCGTGCCGTCGCAAAAGGGCTTGTGGCTGCTCGCGCCGCAGCGGCACAGCGCCGCCCGCACTTCCCGCACCTCACCTTCGGGGGTCTGAATCACGAGGTCACCCCGCAGGGTCAGCGGCCCGTCCTTCACTGGCGTCAGCGTGGTGGGCACAGCGGGAGCTTCCGGGGGTCCGCCGTGCAGGGCATAGTGCAGAGCGCCGGTGGGGCAGGTTCGCACGATCTCGGCCACACGCTCGGCAGACGCCTCATTTTCCAGTTGAATCCAGGGGCGCTCCTTTGGGCGGAACACATCGGGCAGACCGCGCACGCAATTGGCAACGTGGGTGCAGCGCGGAGGATCGTAGGATACGGAGATCCCGTCGCTCGCGTAGGTCTTGCCGCGCAGCAGATCCTCACCGATCGGTTCATGGTGCTGGGTCATGGTTCAGTTTAGGGCACGGGCCGTCAGGGTAAGGAAAAGTTAAGAGAAAGGGAAACCGCTCCTCTATCATCGTCTCTGTCCCCCAGCAGACATGCCTGGAGGAATGGCCCATTTCGCATACAGCGTTTCAGGTAGCAACTTGAAAAATATGGAGGCCAGTCATGGCAGAGATGAGAAAAAACGAGGATCGGGAGCGCTACGAGGTGGTGGTGGACGGTCAGGTGGCCGGGTTCGCCGAGTACCGTCTCGTTGGAGACGCCGTGATGCTACCCCACACGGAAATCAAGCCCGAGTATGAAGGCCAGGGCCTGGGCGGGCAGGTGGCCCGGTTCGCGCTGGACGACGTGCGGCAGATGGGCCGACTGGCGATTCCGATGTGTCCCTTTATTGCCAGTTACATTCGGCAACATCCCGAGTACGTCGATCTGGTTCATCCGCAGCAACGCGGCATTTTTCATCTCTGACCTGGCAGAGATCTCACGGCTTGAGAAGCGCTGTGCCGAACATTGGCCGAGCATCAGATATCTGATAACTTGATCTATGCAGATTGCGCTTCTTGATCATGGCCATTGGCACCGGAGTATGTACGTTCAGGCGTTTGAGGCCGTTGGACAGCCCTTCCAGAATGGCGAGAATGCGCTGGAAGACAATCTGAAACGAGTTCTGGAGAGCGGCCCTGAACTGCTGGTCGTGCTGGGAACTCCACAGGAAATGCTGCGCGAGGTGGGGCGCTGTATTGAAACTAGCGTACCGGTGGCCGCTGAAAAGCCAGTGGGCCGCAACGCCGCCGAACTGGAGCCACTGGCCGAACTGGCCCGGCAGCATGGAGCTTTCGTGACCGTGGCGCAGCCCCATCTGCTGGGGGAATTCTGGGACGTCTGCACGCCTGAGGCGGGAGGCCCCCTCTCGCACCTGCGCTTCCGGTTGGTGAACGGCTCGCCGGAGCGGTACGCGGCGCTGGGCGTTCCCTGGGTCATGCAAGCGAATGTGGCAGGAGGCGGCGTGCTGCGCAATCTGGGCATTCACGGGATCAGCGCCTTCCTGAAGGCCACCACCGGGGAAGTTCAGGTGCATTCCTGCGTGCTGAGCCGCCGTCTGTTCCAGATGGAGGTGGAGGAATACGCCGCCGTGACTCTGTCGGCAGGCGGCGTGATCGGACACATTGAAGTGGGGTACACCGCCGCCGTGGATGACGCCAGCGACTTTGAGCTGAGTGGACACCGCCGTGACCTCACCGTTAAGGATGATGGGCAGGCGCTGACCATCTTTGACCGCCGTGCAGGTCGGACTCGGGTGCAGCCCGTTCTGCCCCTGGCCCGCCGGTACGAGTTGTTTGCCGCCGCCAACGTGCAGGCCATTCAAACGGGCGGCCCGGCCCCCCATTCCCTGGACGATCATCTGGCCGCCATGCGCGTGATTGACGCGTGCTACGCCGCCGCCACCTGGATGGACGCATGAGGGTGGGCATTCTCGGCGCGGGGTGGTGGGCCGATCAGCACGCGCAGGCCCTCGCCACGCTGGACGGTTTCACGGTCACGGGCGTCAACAGCGGATCGCTGGAGACGGCCACCGCCTTCGCCGCACAATACGGGGGACGCGTTCATGCCGACGCCGGGGCCTTACTGGCCGCCCCGGATGTGGACGCCGTGCTGATTACCGCGCCGCACGAGTACCACGCCCCACTGGCCCTCCAAGCCATTGCCAGCGGGAAGCCTGTTCTGCTGGAAAAACCTGTCGCCACCAATAACACAGACACCCATGCCGTTCTGAATGCCGCTCGTGACGCCGGAGTGACGTGTCTGGTGGGCTTTACCAGTCACTATTTCCCTGGATTCAGCCGGGCCAGGGAATTGATTGACAGTGGTGAACTGGGCCGCCCCCTCAGCGGACAGAGCGTCTTCCAGAAACGCTGGATGGAGGCCAACCGCCGCGACTGGCACCTGGATCGGGGGCGCGGCGGCGGAATGCTGCTGACCGCCGGCATCCACGCCCTGGACCGCCTGATGTGGTTGATGGACAAACCCGTGCAGTCGGTCAGCGCCGCTATGGGAACGCATATGCACGATCAGCAGGCCGACGATCTGTCCAGCATTTTCCTGCGGTTCCAGGGCGGCGGCGCGGGCATGGTGGGCAGCTACGGCTACGCGCAGGGCGGCCCCATCAACGCCACCACCATCCTGTGCGAGGGCGGCAGCTTGCGCGTCACGCCCGACAGTCTGGAGATCGGCCAGAACGACGGCTGGGAAGCGGTTTCATTAACCTTACCGGGCAACCTGACGCTTGCCGCTCTGGCGCAGGAGTGGGTGGAATTGCGTGCCTGGGCCGAACGGGGTCAGCTTCCCAGAGTTACACCGGAGTTTGCCGGTTCAGTGATGGATGTCGTCTTTGCCGCTGAGGAATCCGCCGTCCAGGAGCGCGAGGTTTCGCTGGGATGAACGAAGCGGGGGCCAACTGGTGTAGCAGTTGGCCCCCGCTTCGTTCAGATGCTCAGTCCTTGATCTCGATGCTGTCGCCCTTGAGCGAGATGGAGAAGACCTTGCTGCTGGCGTCGCCGCCCTTCAGCTCGCCGCCCACCAGAATGACCTCGTCGCCGCGCTGGATGCTGATGCCCGAAGCCTGGGCCTGCGGCAACTGGCCGACCACGCTCCACTTATCGCCGCGCAGCGCGTAGATGTCGCTTTGCCAGGTCTTGGTCAGGCCCTGGTGGGCGTACTGCACGCCACTCTGAAACTTGACGGTGCTACCGGGGAAATTGGCTCCACCGGCCACCAGCAGCGCTCCTTGGCTGGAGCCGGTAAAGGCCGCGGCCACGCCTTCTTGCACCGCGCCGTTCGCCGCACTGGGCAAGTCGGGCAGCGTGCTCCAGGTCACGCCGCCGTCCTTCACGGTGGCGCGGCCCGCCTGAGCGGTACGCAGTCCGGGCTTCATCTCGCCGCTCACCACCGTCAGCGCGTCGCCCTGAAGGCTGACGGCGGCTCCGGCACGGCCAATGAAGGGCGCGGTGCCCAGCGACTGCCAGGTGTTGGTGGCGGGCGTGTAGCTCTGCACTTCTCGCCCGAAGAAATAATCCTGGGGGCGTCCGCTGAAGTACGCCAGGGCCACGGCGTCACTTCTGACCTTGTCAGTTCCGGCGGCGGCGATGTCCTCGAAGTACCCGTTAAAGATGTTGCGGTTGACGCCGCCGAACAGCAGGATGCGGTCACCCTGGGCCACCGCCGTGCCGCCGCCGATGTCCTGGGGAGCGCGGGTATTCAGTGCCTGCCAGGCGTTGCTCGCCGGATCGTAGGCGTAAACCTGATTGAAGACTGAGGTGGTCGCCTCGGGCGTGGGTTTGCCCAGGCCGCCGAACACGTACAGTTTGCCGTTGACCACGGCGGCGGCGGCCTGATCGCGGGCTGCGCCGGGGAAGGCGGCCATTTCTGTCCAGCCCTTGGCGGTGTCCAAGAGGTTCAGAGCATAGAACTTCTGTCCTGCCGTGCCGAGTCCGGCGTAGAGGGTGTCGCCGATCATTCCGCCCACGCCGTTCTTGATTCCGGCGGGCAAATCGGGGTAGGTCTGGGTCTGTGCGGCGGCGGTGGTGATCAGCAGAGCGGCAAGCAGGGTCATAGTCCTCATGGGGCCTCCAAAGAGAGAGCGGGTGGTGGAGCCATGCAC
Encoded here:
- a CDS encoding Gfo/Idh/MocA family protein, with translation MLRRRHLDGRMRVGILGAGWWADQHAQALATLDGFTVTGVNSGSLETATAFAAQYGGRVHADAGALLAAPDVDAVLITAPHEYHAPLALQAIASGKPVLLEKPVATNNTDTHAVLNAARDAGVTCLVGFTSHYFPGFSRARELIDSGELGRPLSGQSVFQKRWMEANRRDWHLDRGRGGGMLLTAGIHALDRLMWLMDKPVQSVSAAMGTHMHDQQADDLSSIFLRFQGGGAGMVGSYGYAQGGPINATTILCEGGSLRVTPDSLEIGQNDGWEAVSLTLPGNLTLAALAQEWVELRAWAERGQLPRVTPEFAGSVMDVVFAAEESAVQEREVSLG
- a CDS encoding N-acetylneuraminate epimerase, whose translation is MTLLAALLITTAAAQTQTYPDLPAGIKNGVGGMIGDTLYAGLGTAGQKFYALNLLDTAKGWTEMAAFPGAARDQAAAAVVNGKLYVFGGLGKPTPEATTSVFNQVYAYDPASNAWQALNTRAPQDIGGGTAVAQGDRILLFGGVNRNIFNGYFEDIAAAGTDKVRSDAVALAYFSGRPQDYFFGREVQSYTPATNTWQSLGTAPFIGRAGAAVSLQGDALTVVSGEMKPGLRTAQAGRATVKDGGVTWSTLPDLPSAANGAVQEGVAAAFTGSSQGALLVAGGANFPGSTVKFQSGVQYAHQGLTKTWQSDIYALRGDKWSVVGQLPQAQASGISIQRGDEVILVGGELKGGDASSKVFSISLKGDSIEIKD